A window of Streptomyces gilvosporeus contains these coding sequences:
- a CDS encoding C40 family peptidase: MSVRRHLPHLLARAGTVSALTMITVAGTTLGPGTAQDADAAAISAKALRIAASKRGSPYQWGAQGPYRFDCSGLTRYSFRHAGRMLPRTAAAQYNHINHVSRAARRSGDLVFFHTARGVYHVGIYAGRGRIWHAPKSGAVVRLERIWSSAVWYGRVG, from the coding sequence ATGAGCGTGCGCAGGCATCTGCCGCATCTGCTGGCTCGCGCCGGCACCGTCTCCGCCCTGACGATGATCACCGTCGCGGGCACCACCCTGGGCCCGGGAACGGCCCAGGACGCCGACGCCGCCGCCATCTCCGCCAAGGCCCTGCGGATCGCGGCCTCCAAGCGCGGCTCCCCCTACCAGTGGGGCGCCCAGGGCCCGTACCGCTTCGACTGCTCGGGGCTGACCCGCTACTCGTTCAGGCACGCGGGGAGGATGCTGCCCCGCACCGCCGCCGCGCAGTACAACCACATCAACCATGTCTCCCGCGCGGCGCGCAGAAGCGGCGATCTGGTCTTCTTCCACACGGCCCGCGGCGTGTACCACGTCGGCATCTACGCGGGCCGCGGCCGGATCTGGCATGCGCCCAAGTCGGGTGCGGTGGTGCGGCTGGAGCGGATCTGGAGCTCCGCGGTGTGGTACGGGCGGGTGGGCTGA
- a CDS encoding ATP-dependent Clp protease proteolytic subunit has protein sequence MLRPTARYVLPEFTERTTNGTRTLDPYSKLLSERIIFLGTAIDDTSANDVMAQLIHLEHAAPEQDISLYINSPGGSFTAMTAIYDTMRFVSCDIETVCLGQAASSAAVLLAAGTPGKRLALPGARILIHQPSLSEPVQGQVADLEIQATELLRTRGTLEKLLAEHTGQPRQVIAADIERDKIFDAPSAQEYGLIDGLTRGRKQQSAPFGVR, from the coding sequence ATGCTGCGACCGACGGCCCGCTACGTCCTGCCGGAATTCACCGAGCGCACCACCAACGGGACGCGCACCCTGGATCCGTACTCCAAGCTGCTGAGCGAGCGGATCATCTTCCTGGGCACCGCGATCGACGACACCTCCGCCAACGACGTGATGGCCCAGCTCATCCACCTCGAACACGCCGCCCCGGAGCAGGACATCTCGCTCTACATCAACTCCCCCGGCGGCTCCTTCACCGCGATGACCGCGATCTACGACACGATGCGGTTCGTCTCCTGCGACATCGAGACGGTGTGCCTGGGCCAGGCCGCCTCGTCGGCCGCGGTGCTGCTGGCCGCCGGTACGCCGGGCAAGCGGCTGGCGCTGCCCGGCGCCCGGATCCTGATCCACCAGCCGTCGCTCAGCGAGCCGGTCCAGGGCCAGGTCGCCGATCTGGAGATCCAGGCGACGGAACTGCTGCGCACCCGCGGCACCCTGGAGAAGCTGCTCGCCGAACACACCGGTCAGCCGCGGCAGGTGATCGCGGCGGACATCGAGCGCGACAAGATCTTCGACGCGCCGTCGGCACAGGAGTACGGCCTGATCGACGGGCTCACCCGCGGCCGCAAGCAGCAGTCCGCCCCGTTCGGCGTGCGGTGA
- a CDS encoding type II toxin-antitoxin system Phd/YefM family antitoxin, giving the protein MAYEIPVTQARAELADLINRVVYGSERVVVTRHGKPLVALVSAADLQLLEELGRREQDAQDEQVISTVSTVRQLPSAAGERRRFGIAAEHRDPAAGDRRPGRER; this is encoded by the coding sequence ATGGCCTACGAAATTCCGGTGACGCAAGCCCGGGCGGAGCTCGCGGATCTGATCAACCGCGTCGTCTACGGCAGCGAGCGGGTGGTCGTCACCCGCCACGGAAAACCCCTGGTCGCGTTGGTTTCCGCCGCTGACCTGCAACTCCTCGAGGAGCTGGGGCGGCGCGAGCAGGACGCTCAGGACGAGCAGGTGATCAGTACGGTGTCCACGGTGCGGCAGCTGCCGTCCGCTGCGGGCGAACGGCGCCGGTTCGGTATCGCGGCAGAACACCGCGACCCGGCCGCCGGGGACCGGCGACCGGGTCGGGAGAGATGA
- a CDS encoding M28 family metallopeptidase, giving the protein MTRSVRIRRAALAAGAATALAATLFTAAGAYADPAPADAPDIDVKAVKADLDQLQSIADANGGNRAHGQAGYKASVDFIKGKLDKAGFTTRIQEFDNNGAKGYNVIADWPGGDEGKTVMAGAHLDSVPAGPGINDDGSGSAGILEVALAVANSHLKPAKHLRFAWFGDEEDGMVGSRAYVDKLGADKSKIDSYLNFDMIGSPNPGYFVYDDDSRLEKVFKDWFATKKIATEKETEGDGRSDHASFKDAGIPVGGLFSGADYIKTEQQAKNWGGEAGKAFDACYHQSCDTSKNLDEKALDINTDAIAHAIWQLSS; this is encoded by the coding sequence GTGACTCGTTCCGTACGAATACGCCGGGCCGCGCTGGCCGCGGGCGCCGCCACCGCCCTCGCCGCCACGCTCTTCACCGCGGCCGGCGCCTACGCCGATCCCGCCCCGGCCGACGCACCGGACATCGACGTCAAGGCCGTCAAGGCCGACCTCGACCAGCTCCAGTCGATCGCCGACGCCAACGGCGGCAACCGCGCCCACGGGCAGGCGGGATACAAGGCGTCCGTCGACTTCATCAAGGGCAAACTGGACAAGGCCGGATTCACCACCCGGATCCAGGAGTTCGACAACAACGGCGCCAAGGGCTACAACGTCATCGCCGACTGGCCGGGCGGCGACGAGGGCAAGACCGTGATGGCCGGCGCCCATCTGGACTCGGTCCCCGCGGGTCCCGGCATCAACGACGACGGCTCCGGTTCGGCCGGCATCCTCGAGGTCGCCCTCGCGGTCGCCAACTCCCACCTCAAGCCCGCCAAGCATCTGCGGTTCGCCTGGTTCGGCGACGAAGAGGACGGCATGGTCGGCTCGCGCGCCTATGTCGACAAGCTCGGCGCCGACAAGTCGAAGATCGACTCGTATCTGAACTTCGACATGATCGGCTCGCCGAACCCGGGCTACTTCGTCTACGACGACGACAGCCGCCTGGAGAAGGTCTTCAAGGACTGGTTCGCGACCAAGAAGATCGCTACCGAGAAGGAGACCGAGGGCGACGGCCGGTCGGACCACGCCTCGTTCAAGGACGCGGGCATCCCGGTCGGCGGCCTCTTCTCGGGCGCCGACTACATCAAGACCGAGCAGCAGGCGAAGAACTGGGGCGGCGAGGCGGGCAAGGCGTTCGACGCCTGCTACCACCAGTCCTGCGACACCTCGAAGAACCTCGACGAGAAGGCGCTGGACATCAACACCGACGCCATCGCACACGCCATCTGGCAGCTCAGCTCCTGA
- a CDS encoding urease subunit gamma, with protein MQLTPHEQERLMIHVAADVAEKRRSRGLKLNHPESLALLTVHILEGARDGRTVAELMSSGRKVLGRDDVMEGVAEMIHDVQVEATFPDGTKLVTVHEPIN; from the coding sequence ATGCAACTGACCCCGCATGAACAAGAACGCTTGATGATTCATGTGGCGGCAGACGTGGCCGAAAAGCGACGGTCCAGAGGACTCAAGCTCAACCACCCCGAATCCCTCGCGCTGCTCACCGTGCACATCCTCGAAGGCGCCCGCGACGGCCGGACGGTCGCCGAGCTGATGTCCTCGGGACGCAAGGTGCTCGGCCGGGACGACGTCATGGAAGGCGTCGCCGAGATGATCCACGACGTGCAGGTCGAAGCCACCTTCCCCGACGGCACCAAGCTCGTCACCGTTCACGAACCCATCAACTGA
- a CDS encoding urease subunit beta encodes MIPGQILYADEPVRLNEGLPLTRMTVLNAADRPVQVGSHYHFAEANPGLDFDRAAAHGMRLNVAAGSAVRFEPGIPTEVELVPIAGKRIVAGLRGETGGTLDG; translated from the coding sequence ATGATCCCGGGACAGATCCTCTACGCCGACGAGCCGGTGCGCCTCAACGAAGGCCTCCCCCTCACGCGCATGACCGTCCTCAACGCCGCCGACCGCCCCGTCCAGGTCGGCTCCCACTACCACTTCGCCGAGGCCAACCCCGGCCTCGACTTCGACCGCGCGGCCGCGCACGGTATGCGGCTGAACGTCGCGGCCGGCTCCGCCGTGCGCTTCGAGCCCGGCATACCCACCGAGGTCGAGCTGGTCCCCATCGCGGGCAAGCGGATCGTCGCGGGCCTGCGCGGCGAGACCGGAGGCACCCTCGATGGCTGA
- a CDS encoding urease subunit alpha: protein MAELTRQAYADLFGPTAGDRIRLADTDLVIEITEDRSGGPGRAGDEAVFGGGKVIRESMGQSRATRAEGTPDTVITGVVVLDHWGIVKADVGIRDGRIVALGKAGNPDTMDGVHPDLVIGPETEIIAGNGKILTAGAIDTHVHFICPQQVDEALASGVTTLVGGGTGPAEGSKATTITPGAWHVARMFEAMDSLPVNVGLLGKGNTTSLASMRDQLRAGILGFKIHEDWGATPAVLDACLSVCEESGAQLAIHTDTLNEAGFLGDTLAAIAGRSIHAFHVEGAGGGHAPDMIAMVSEANVLPASTNPTRPHTVNTVEEHLDMLMVCHHLNPAVPEDLAFAESRIRPSTIAAEDILHDLGAISIMSSDAQAMGRIGEVVLRTWQTAHVMKRRRGSLAGDGSADNHRARRYVAKYTINAALAQGIDHVVGSVEAGKLADLVLWDPAFFGVKPQLVIKGGQIAYAQMGDANASIPTPQPVLPRPMFGATGRAPGSNSVNFVSPQALEDDLPERLPLAKRYEAIRSTRGVTKADMRNNDALPRVQVDPDTFTVTIDGEVVEPDPAVELPMAQRYFLF from the coding sequence ATGGCTGAGCTGACCCGCCAGGCGTACGCCGATCTCTTCGGCCCCACCGCCGGCGACCGGATCCGGCTCGCCGACACCGACCTGGTCATCGAGATCACCGAGGACCGCTCGGGCGGCCCCGGCAGGGCCGGTGACGAGGCCGTCTTCGGCGGCGGCAAGGTGATCCGCGAATCCATGGGCCAGTCCCGCGCCACCCGCGCCGAAGGCACCCCCGACACCGTGATCACCGGCGTCGTCGTCCTCGACCACTGGGGCATCGTCAAGGCCGACGTCGGCATCCGCGACGGCCGGATCGTCGCACTGGGCAAGGCCGGCAACCCCGACACCATGGACGGCGTCCACCCCGACCTCGTCATCGGCCCCGAGACCGAGATCATCGCCGGTAACGGCAAGATCCTCACGGCCGGTGCCATCGACACCCACGTCCACTTCATCTGTCCCCAGCAGGTGGACGAGGCGCTGGCCTCCGGCGTCACCACCCTCGTCGGCGGCGGCACCGGACCGGCCGAAGGCAGCAAGGCCACCACCATCACCCCCGGCGCCTGGCATGTGGCCCGGATGTTCGAGGCGATGGACTCGCTGCCGGTCAACGTCGGACTGCTCGGCAAGGGCAACACCACCTCCCTCGCCTCGATGCGCGACCAACTGCGCGCCGGCATCCTCGGCTTCAAGATCCACGAGGACTGGGGTGCGACCCCCGCCGTCCTCGACGCCTGCCTGAGTGTCTGCGAGGAGAGCGGCGCCCAGCTCGCGATACACACCGACACCCTGAACGAGGCGGGCTTCCTCGGCGACACCCTCGCCGCCATCGCCGGCCGCTCGATCCACGCCTTCCATGTCGAGGGCGCCGGCGGCGGCCACGCCCCCGACATGATCGCGATGGTCTCCGAGGCGAACGTCCTGCCCGCGTCCACCAACCCCACGCGGCCGCACACCGTCAACACCGTCGAGGAGCACCTCGACATGCTGATGGTCTGCCACCACCTCAACCCCGCCGTGCCCGAGGACCTCGCCTTCGCCGAGTCCCGGATCCGGCCCTCCACCATCGCCGCCGAGGACATCCTGCACGACCTCGGCGCCATCTCGATCATGTCCTCCGACGCCCAGGCCATGGGCCGCATCGGCGAGGTCGTGCTGCGTACCTGGCAGACCGCCCACGTCATGAAGCGGCGCCGCGGCTCCCTGGCCGGCGACGGCAGCGCGGACAACCACCGCGCCCGCCGCTATGTCGCGAAGTACACCATCAACGCGGCCCTCGCCCAGGGCATCGACCATGTCGTCGGCTCCGTCGAAGCGGGCAAGCTCGCCGACCTCGTCCTGTGGGACCCGGCGTTCTTCGGCGTCAAACCGCAACTGGTCATCAAGGGCGGCCAGATCGCCTATGCGCAGATGGGCGATGCCAACGCGTCCATCCCCACCCCGCAGCCGGTGCTGCCCCGCCCGATGTTCGGCGCCACCGGCAGGGCCCCCGGCAGCAACTCCGTCAACTTCGTCTCCCCGCAGGCCCTCGAGGACGATCTCCCCGAGCGCCTGCCGCTGGCCAAGCGCTACGAAGCCATCCGCTCCACCCGCGGCGTCACCAAGGCGGACATGCGCAACAACGACGCGCTGCCCCGGGTCCAGGTCGACCCCGACACCTTCACGGTGACCATCGACGGCGAGGTGGTCGAACCCGACCCCGCCGTCGAACTCCCCATGGCCCAGCGGTACTTCCTCTTCTGA